The genomic interval AGACAGCGCTGATCCCCAAGCCGGAGAGTGTGGCACAGGTATCCGCGCGTGCGGTGAGGTCGGCCAGGACCTGCACGCGCCGAGTGGCAAATTGGCTACAGATGGCGTGCGCTGCATGGTGGCGGAACCCTCCGATCCTCAGGCCAGAGTTGCAGAAATTGGGGGCAGCCTTGACCTTCTCGTTTCCTGTGTTCCGGCTTCCACGACGGTGAAGGCAGGTGACGAAGAACGTAACCTTGACTACCTGCGGGCCTCTCCGGTTCCTTATACCGTGTATGTCCGAAAAGCGCCGCGTGGCTCCCTTCGCGCTAAAATGCCGGAATTTGATGGCTCGGTGTGTGACGCAAAGTGACACATTTTGACGTTACCGTGTGACCGTCATCACACTCCTACATTTTGTTTCCTTCTGAGTTAAAACGTTACCCTTCGTCGCTCTCTGGTTACTTCGTGCTACCAAACTGTTATGGACTCTGTTGGTCACTCCGCCAAAATGGTAACCATCGAAAAGTTTCCGTATTGAGGTGACCTGTGGGCGTCCAGCAAAAGAAAATTGCGGTGCATGATCTGGAAGTGGGCATGTTTGTGTCTGATCTGGATAAGCCCTGGCACCAGACTCCTTTCCCCATCCAGGGATTTCATGTCCGGTCCCAAGACGATGTTCGGGCCCTGGCCTCACACTGCAAGTGGGTGATAGTCGACGTTACCGAAGTGCGAGGTGAGCGGGAGTCCACTGAAGGCGGGGCTCCCCGTTTTGGCCGCAAATCTGGTCGCCGCGGCCAGGGCCGTGATGTCCTGCAGTTGCCGCCGCTGACGATCCGTGAGCCGGTTCGCTACGAAGAATTGACCACCCTGAAAAAAGAGGCCAAAGCGTCAAAACGTCTTCTGGACGATGCGGATATTGCGCTTCATCGGCTATTCGACACGTTGAGGGTCAACGGAGTGGTTGATCTCAAGCCTATTGCCGAAGTCACCAGCAAGATGGTGAGTAGCGTGGTGCGTCAACCTGATGCCTTACTGTTGCTGAGTCGAACGCGTCAGCATGACGATTATGTCTACCGGCATGCCCTGAACACATCCGTATGGGCTCTGGTGTGCGGTCGACACCTGGGGCTCAACGAAGGCCTTATGAACCACCTCGGGCTGGGCTGCCTCCTGTCGCAGGTGGGTAAGAGTGCATTGTCAAAAGAGCTTCTGAGTCGGGAAGGTCAGTTGGATGCCAGCGAATACGCCCAGTATCGAGAGTACGTAGACAAGGGGGTGGAGATGCTCTCCGACAGCGGCCTGTCTCGGGCTGTCCTGAGCGTTGTTCAGGGACATCGTGAGCGCCATAACGGCTCTGGTTTCCCGGAAGGTGTCCGTGGTGACCGCATTCCGCTACTGGCCAAGATTGCGGGTATCGCCGAATTTTTTGAATCCCTGATTGGCCCCAGAGAAGCTGCCGTGCCGGTCACGCCGGACAAGGCCGTCGCGCTGTTGTATGAAATGAGGAACATCGAGTTTCAGGATGATCTGGTGGAGAACTTCATTCAGTCCATTGGCATCTACCCAACGGGCAGCCTGGTGGAACTCTCGGACGGACAGCGTGGCATGGTGATGTCACATTCCCCGGAGCGCCGCTTGTGGCCGCGCATTATGTTGATGACCGACAGCGACAGCAATCCGTTGAAGTCGGCTAAGATCATCGACCTTGCCCGGTACAATGAAACCAGGGCGGCTGATGAGGCCGTTACCATTCGGGAGTGCCTACCCCACGGCACGGAAGACCTGGATCCGTCGCGTTATGACGTGACCGGAGCGGACTCTCGCTGGAGCTTGAACCGTTTGATCAGCGGATGACTACCCGCAACTGTTTGCGAATCCATCGATAAGTATCTTCCGGGCGGAAACTGACCACCAGCTCAGACTCTCCGCCCGCGTCTCCCGCAACAAAGTAGTCGAATTCGGCTTCCTGCCAGTTGGTGGCGTGAATGGCGACCTGATCCGTTCGCGTGCTGATGGCTTCGATATTGACTATTTCCGGGGCTCCGCCAATTTTTCGAATGCGCACAGACTGCACTCCGGTATCGCTGGCCGTATGGCTGGCAACGTCCTCATCCAGGTAATAGCGGTTCGCCACCGCTGTTGTTATGGCTTTGAGTTCCCGGGAAAGATACGACTCCAGGTCATTCGCCAGTGTGTCGTCTAGAGTTCGGATGGCGTCGAGGATGCGATCACGGGTGTTTTCCAGGTCCTCTTTATAGGTAACATTCGGGTCTCGATCGCTTTCGTTTTCCGGCCGGGAAGGCGCCAGTTCTATTTCCTCCTTTGTTGGCGGTTCGTCACATAAAGAATGACCTTCCGGGTAGAAACAGATTTCTGCCAGTAACCGGTTGGCGGGTGAGACGTCCTCATCCGAACCGGTGAACGCCGCTTCGCTGACGCTGAAGTTGATCGGTTCAGGCAGGTTGGGCAGGGCAGCGTTCAG from Marinobacter sp. LA51 carries:
- a CDS encoding HD-GYP domain-containing protein gives rise to the protein MGVQQKKIAVHDLEVGMFVSDLDKPWHQTPFPIQGFHVRSQDDVRALASHCKWVIVDVTEVRGERESTEGGAPRFGRKSGRRGQGRDVLQLPPLTIREPVRYEELTTLKKEAKASKRLLDDADIALHRLFDTLRVNGVVDLKPIAEVTSKMVSSVVRQPDALLLLSRTRQHDDYVYRHALNTSVWALVCGRHLGLNEGLMNHLGLGCLLSQVGKSALSKELLSREGQLDASEYAQYREYVDKGVEMLSDSGLSRAVLSVVQGHRERHNGSGFPEGVRGDRIPLLAKIAGIAEFFESLIGPREAAVPVTPDKAVALLYEMRNIEFQDDLVENFIQSIGIYPTGSLVELSDGQRGMVMSHSPERRLWPRIMLMTDSDSNPLKSAKIIDLARYNETRAADEAVTIRECLPHGTEDLDPSRYDVTGADSRWSLNRLISG
- a CDS encoding organic solvent ABC transporter permease, which produces MRSAHLNRLSATLVITLALTGCLDDGGSDSNDTRVGRLNYNGFSGLTYQTQSQRGTTNANGEFRYYPGETLSLWVGDLALVQDVPTQKYVTLLEFVPGVRAALTDPATDDEGLSTHTIREQLQLDNAELRNITRFLMSLNWTGDVSKGQGIDIRERVLSQLNAALPNLPEPINFSVSEAAFTGSDEDVSPANRLLAEICFYPEGHSLCDEPPTKEEIELAPSRPENESDRDPNVTYKEDLENTRDRILDAIRTLDDTLANDLESYLSRELKAITTAVANRYYLDEDVASHTASDTGVQSVRIRKIGGAPEIVNIEAISTRTDQVAIHATNWQEAEFDYFVAGDAGGESELVVSFRPEDTYRWIRKQLRVVIR